A region of Carassius gibelio isolate Cgi1373 ecotype wild population from Czech Republic chromosome B11, carGib1.2-hapl.c, whole genome shotgun sequence DNA encodes the following proteins:
- the cdk5rap1 gene encoding CDK5 regulatory subunit-associated protein 1: protein MNISSNFRFCRFTFRKCLSRRLQGDTCDRYYCSKPSSTDGTRVVQLKNKLACGPSFQDFIKSSDKSYDACNDEFDEYHIPECTTARSQKVYFETYGCQMNVSDTEIAWSILQKAGYSRTHELPEADVVLLVTCSIREKAEQTIWNRLKHLTALKKRCQKHKPSLKIGVLGCMAERLKTKLLEQEKLVDVIAGPDAYRDLPRLLSLGYRGQRASNVLLSLEETYADVMPVHQTPEGHSAFVSIMRGCDNMCSYCIVPFTRGRERSRPLSSILEEVRMLSDQGVKEVTLLGQNVNSYRDLSEQHFICSEGSTQLSRGFKTVYRTKKGGLLFSDLLDKVSQIDPDMRIRFTSPHPKDFPDEVLQLIQERRNICKQIHLPAQSGSSQVLRAMRRGYTREAYLDLVENIREIIPGVSLSSDFITGFCGETEEDHQQTLSLVREVGYNVGFLFAYSMRKKTHAYHRLQDDVPTPVKQRRLEELISVFREEAAKVNMALIGSTQLVLVEGESKRSSEELCGRNDGNMKVVFPKTGLPAQQKKPQMVPITPGDYVLVKITSANSQCLRGHALIHTSLNERKTSEHLLSKQTM, encoded by the exons ATGAACATAAGCAGCAATTTCAGATTCTGCAGATTTACTTTTAGGAAATGTTTGTCTCGACGCCTTCAAGGGGACACATGTGACCGATATTATTGCTCTAAACCATCCTCTACCGATGGGACAAGAGTGGTGCAGTTAAAGAATAAACTGGCATGTGGTCCCAGTTTTCAGGACTTTATTAAGAGTTCTGACAAAAGCTATGACGCTTGCAATGATGAATTTGATGAGTACCATATTCCTGAATGCACAACAGCACGATCACAGAAAG TGTATTTTGAGACATACGGCTGTCAGATGAATGTCAGTGACACTGAAATTGCTTGGTCCATTCTTCAGAAAGCAGGATATTCACGGACACATGAGCTGCCAGAG GCAGATGTAGTATTGCTTGTCACTTGCTCTATAAG AGAAAAGGCAGAGCAAACTATTTGGAACCGACTCAAACATCTCACTGCCTTAAAGAAAAGGTGTCAAAAACACAAGCCTTCATTAAAAATAGGTGTCCTAG GTTGCATGGCAGAAAGACTGAAGACTAAATTACTTGAGCAGGAGAAGTTGGTGGATGTTATAGCAGGGCCAGATGCATACAGAGATCTGCCTCGGTTGCTATCTCTTGGTTACAGAGGTCAGAGGGCCAGTAATGTGCTGTTATCATTAGAAGAGACTTACGCTGATGTCATGCCTGTCCATCAGACTCCAGAGGGACACAGTGCTTTTGT GTCTATCATGCGTGGCTGTGATAACATGTGTAGTTACTGTATAGTGCCTTTCACTCGTGGCAGAGAAAGGAGCAGACCCCTGTCTTCCATCTTGGAGGAGGTCCGCATGCTTTCAGATCAG GGGGTGAAGGAAGTCACCCTACTGGGGCAGAATGTGAACAGCTATAGAGACTTGTCTGAACAGCACTTTATCTGTTCTGAGGGCAGTACTCAGCTCAGCCGAGGCTTCAAGACTGTTTACCGCACAAAAAAGGGAGGCCTCCTCTTCTCAGACCTTTTGGACAAAGTGTCCCAAATTGATCCAGACATGAGGATACGCTTTACCTCACCACATCCTAAAGACTTCCCTGATGAG GTGTTACAGTTAATTCAAGAGAGAAGGAACATCTGCAAGCAGATCCATCTGCCAGCACAGAGTGGAAGCAGTCAGGTTCTTCGTGCTATGAGACGTGG ttacaCCCGAGAGGCTTATCTTGATCTTGTGGAAAATATTCGTGAAATAATTCCAG GAGTCAGTCTGAGCAGTGATTTCATCACAGGATTCTGTGGAGAGACTGAAGAAGACCATCAGCAGACCCTTTCCCTTGTCAGGGAGGTTGGCTATAATGTGGGCTTTCTCTTCGCCTACAGCATGAGGAAG AAAACTCATGCATATCACCGGTTGCAAGATGACGTTCCTACACCCGTAAAACAGCGCCGTCTAGAGGAACTCATCTCTGTTTTTAGAGAAGAGGCAGCTAAAGTCAACATGGCTCTTATTGGCAGCACACAGCTGGTGTTGGTAGAAGGA GAAAGTAAAAGATCTTCTGAGGAACTTTGTGGTCGAAATGATGGAAATATGAAAGTGGTTTTTCCTAAAACAGGTTTGCCTGCTCAGCAAAAGAAACCTCAGATGGTCCCCATTACACCTGGAGATTATGTGTTAGTCAAG